A region of the Polynucleobacter asymbioticus genome:
CTTGAGCTGCTTTAGCCTTCTTTTTAGATTTTTTCTTAGACTTCTTCTCGGCTTTTTTATCTTTCTTTGACTTTTTAGCAGTCTTCTTTGCCGCCTTTTCTGCTTGCGCAGCAGGTGTGGCCGGAGTCGCAGGGGCTGCCGCAGTAGCAGCTGCAGGCGCACCTACTGGAGCAGGATCAGCTGCCATCACGGTAAGAGGTGACAAACCGATTGAAGCAGAAATGAGCGTGGCTAAAGCCAGTTTTGCAAAGTGAGTTTTCATTTAAGACTCCAAAGGTTTCGTAGATGTTTTAATAATACTCAATAAACTGTCTGCAATACTCTATTTCACCAAGGCGTCCATA
Encoded here:
- a CDS encoding protein tyrosine phosphatase, translated to MKTHFAKLALATLISASIGLSPLTVMAADPAPVGAPAAATAAAPATPATPAAQAEKAAKKTAKKSKKDKKAEKKSKKKSKKKAKAAQEPAAAQQ